GGTGCTGATGGGTGTGCGTGGGACCCTGCCAactttctctcccctctcctctttcaccgtctctctttcttgtcttcATCTACTTTGAACCCACTGCTTATCTTCCTCTTTGTTCAGGCGTGCTCTTATACTTTCTCTCCAGGCTACATGTAATATACATTTTCTGCATGACTTCTGATTCAACTCTGAAGGAGGGGTCAACACTTTCAGACAATGGCTTCTCCGCCTTTGTGGATTTTCAATTTCTAGCTCAgtgcttttcattttcaatcacACGTCATATAATCACTGTGAATTTGTAGGTTTTGAGGTCTCCAATAAAAGCAGTTTTGTTCTCCATAATTCTCCCCGTTCCCTCCTGTTTCTATCATTCCTCAGTCTAGAGACAAAGTGTGCGCTATCTCCACCATCAATGGAAATAGGTCATCACTCTACTGGCATTCAAGCTTCGAACAGTCTCCAAAAGCCTCCACATTCCGGGAAATATGGGCGGAAGACAACGAACATTGTACAGTGTCACAGTTGATCTGTCCCGTGTTTTGGAGGACAAAGATGCCAACTATTTTTATTGCGGTGAATTGATGTATGCGTCTGGAGTGATTAAGCTCTGGGTGGTTTTAATCGACATGGTCATTTACATTGCTGCCTGTCTGCGTCACCCCTTTATTCTTCAAGCCCTTTTTTCTTTAATGCTAAATGCTGGCAGGTTTGGGGCCAGGGCTCAGAGGAATTCCAGCTCTGTGTAAAGCTGAGCGCAGCTGAGGTGTCACCTCTTTCTTCTATTTGAAAGGAGAAATGGAGGTACGAGGCAGAACCTGTGCACCCACACAGTCCTCTGCGTGTCCTGTTGTTCTCTGAAAAAGTGCAGCTTAGATTAGGTTCATGTAATGATCTGATTAGTTTGATTTTCCATATTTCCACAAAATATGTAATAGAagtcaaaatggattaaaaacatgtatttattttttgtcagatCTATAaaaatttttgactttttttttaaccttttggGATGAAAAACCTGAAAATCAGGGTAATTTCAATGCCATTGTTTGACAGCATGTGATTTCAATGGAAACAATTTGATGtgttattgtatatagtatattatatatagtgtAATCGTGTTTAATTAAAACTGATAATCATGAAGATGCATGTTCCTAGCTCTGTATATAATCAAACAGGGGCACAATTTCTCATTTAAGTGTGtgaaaaagtgtgtttgtaaCCATGTAATCATTTACTCCAGATGATAAAGTCAGAGTGTGcactttgttgttttaataatgataatgataataataataataataataataataataataatgataataatgataataataataattatgataacaATGATTTAGGATAAAGTAAAGGCACATTTCACAGAGATATTCTTTAtaaaaattttaaatatattttattcatttacttttttgtaaAACAAAAGATGTATTTCAGTAACAGAACTACTTACAGGTTAACTGATTAGAAAATATTGTCAAAGTtaaatttcatcttttattgCTACAGCAAAAGTGAATTCAGGTGCTATGTCTGTACGTATGATCTCTGCTTTCATACCATAGAAGTTTAActgaagcaaataaaaaaaataaaaataaagtacaaataaaacagaaacatttcaagAGTGAAAATAGCGAGTACCAGAGACTTATCAACCCAACATTGTTGGTTGTATCCagagtctctttctctctctctttctttctcttattctcCACTTGTTTTTCTCAGGAAGACTTCTTCTTTGCCTCaaccttcttctctctccaattcaaaaagcaaaaaatattcAAGTTTCCCTCTTTCAGGCCACAAAAAACACTGCTGTACAAAGTCAGTTGAAGCATcatccagtcagtcagtctgtctctcttcgCCATGTTTTACTCCTTCTGCTTTCATTCCCAGTAGTGCTGAAAGAAAAAAGGCCTTTTTTCTAATCATCTAGTATTCATCTGAATTATCTactttttacattattaaaacGTACAGTTAAGTGGGTCATCTACATTTCTGTGCTTTGATGTTGTTCCTGGGGGCTCTGTGCCAGGGTCTGCTCTGGCCCATTGCACAGCCCACATATAGCGAATCTTTTCTCTCAGCTCTTTTTACGCAGAAACAAAGCTCCCCTTCCCACTCATCTCCCTTTCCATGCTCTTTACAATCATCACATAATCAAACATGTTTTCCAAAAGTTGCCTCAAATCTTTACGTTCCCATTTCTCATTGCTACTGTCTAATTGATAAAGTTGCTGTAAGATATCGTATATGTGATTGGCTCTACTATATCAGAAAAGGAAAGTAGAATGAAATCGTAGGGAGTGGATGCTGCTctgctgatgtgtttttcttcagcgATTAAAATCACATCACGCTGTTATAAAATCAGTGGTTTCTTTGGAGCTCTTATGGGCAGGCATGTGTGTAAGGCAGAGAGTGCAGCTTTTCCCATCTTAAACATTAATACGTCTGATTCATATAAACATATCAGAATGACCTCCATGGCTACCTGATTCATGTTAAAgctgagaaaataaaagtattgaCTACCCTGCGACTCTTCATAGGACTGTATAGTGGACTGGTAACAGATTTTGCAGGGATCTCGGGTTCAAGGATGTATAATTGAAACAAGAAATTAGGATCTATACGGAACAGGGTGGAATGTGAGGAGTGATGGTGGATTCTGTGGACAGCACAGTGAACCGCATCACTGGAAGACGGTGTGGTAGGTGGGACACTGATGGGATTTCATGTACTTGATGGCAAACTTGAGCTCCTTGCTCTTCTTGTCCCACTTATGTATGGACATAAGAAGCAGCTGCTGGTCTACTTTGCGACCCATGATGAGGAAGTTGGAGCCCAGGCTGTCCAGCTGGGAGCACGGGCAGTTGGCGCCATTCTTGATGTACAGCGTCAGCTTCTTCAGGTCCTTCTTCCTGAGCACGCCCTGTTTCaacactttcttctttttctgtgccGCTATCAGCTTCCTGTCACCCTtctccttcttcacctccttGATTTTCATCTTCAGGGCTGAGTGAAAAAACAGGGAGAGATATTTTAagaacttttattttatatatcacAGAAATTCAGAATACACCCAGATTCTTATGATGTGTCACTCATATCCCCTTCCTATTTCAGGAGGCTATGACATTTCCTCTCCCCTAAAGAACAACTCTGAACTCTGTGCTGTTTACTGTATAcctttcattcatcatttcacCTCTCCTCCATACAAAAACTGCAtcgtgtgtatatttgtgtgtctgactTTGGAAAAACCAATAAAAACAGGGAGGACGTGTGTGGACTTACAATAACAACTGGTTTTATGTATTCTAAGTCAAGCCTTAAGCCCTTAAGTGTGAGTCTGAGTCACAAGTTTTTATAAGCAAATTGCAATCGAAGATACATGTCTTTCAAATCTCTGACTACTGAAGGTCCCTTTCacaaatgggtcaaatgtgtttttacataacagACATTTTAATATGAATAACTGCAGATTATTTTTGCAAGCTGTGTGGCTATGCAAGACTTTGCcagtgctgctgtttttatgttattgttattgctACAGGATTTTAACATGCCAAAACTTGggatttgaatgtttttgtctCAAGTCTGTAGGGATTCAagttcaagtcaagtcaagtctcaCAGCAGTCAAGTCCAAATCAAGTCTCAACTTCTCATTCTTCTCCACTAAGTCTGACTTGAAGGTCTTAAGTCTAAAGTCTACAGCTCTTGTTGCATATGGGACCAAAGTCTGTATCATCCTTTGTTGGTCAATACTGACTCTGTACATGCAACAGTCAGCACTTTGTAATCAGATTTAATCAAAGTATCATGCTTCTCTGTTGGGATATGGTGCTTACTTTATacttgcatctttttttaaagcaaaaagtaCTACACAGATAACCTCTGTGCGCTGTTCTCAGAATGTGGAGTTCAGTTACAGCAAAGTCAGGTTTATCAGACTAATGAAGCACTGACTTGTATCTCCTGTGGAGCCACATgtttatatgttcatattttaacatgtgagagATTAAAATTGAACTGCCAGGCATTTGAGCAAGGAATTCTCTGGGTGAACATTTTGACAGGTGAAATTAATCATGGGCTGGGCGAAGGCGCAGGGTCGGTATGAGGCATCGCTATGTACCCAAGCCTGTTGGAAGATCGCCATTTCACTTCTCGTCTGCTGCATTTCCCTCGGTACCCTCGGAGGTGATAGCATGTTTAAggaggaatgtgtgtgttgagctgcCTCTCATCCGCATCTTGATTCAAATGCAGCTCCCTCTCtgagggtgtgtttgtgtgcctgtgCATGCTCGAGTGTGTGCATACTTTTGTGAATGAATGCattcacatgtgtgtgtgagtgtttaacTTGGTTAGTAAGGATAAAATAATTTTCACTTTGAAAGCCCACCCGTATTTAGTCATATTCAGTCATAAGTGATGCAGTGGGGCCCACTGTGCAGCCTGGCCAGTATCTTTATGACAAGCCATGCCCACGTCTTTATACAAACTCACTCTCTTTAAAGTGAGCGGAGGGGGCGTAGAGGTAGAAAcagatggaaagagaaaaagagagaagtgtGCTGTCATTTTGAGGAGAAACAGGTTTTCTCTAAGCTGAAGCATGCAGCCTTCCCTACCAACCAGGTGTAGAGTGCTTGTCCGTACCCTGCCAGACATACTTCACTCCACCTTTCTTTTCTACTCTTGTCATTGTTCCATGCTGCTGGATGGTACTGTACGGCAAGGAATGCAAGCGGAGATATGGGATCAGACATCAAAAGTGGActgtaataaaatatcaaaatgctCTCAGGGCAAACAGTGACCGAAGATGAATAGGTAACAACATTCATAAGACGTGAGATCAAGCTGTAATCAGCTATCACTTTATAGAATAACACTGTAGAGCCATTCTTGCCTTGATCTCCAGATCCATACATCACAGTTATCTTGActtctctcctcatcctcatctggTGACATACATTCATAGCCAAttaaatgtctgtctgtgtggctGCCTCTCTGCTTTCACATGTAATCATGTTTCATCCTAATGAACAGAAAGAATCTACGTTGTTCTTTCTGATCTCAGAAACACCCTCATATTGCAAGATTGAGACACATAGGCTAATCCTGCAATTAAtcagacaaataaatatatgtgaTTTAGTAATAATGTGATTAATTACAGGGGATGAGTCTGCGTTTTGGCTGTGGCTCAGTGTGAATGATGTGAGtggattgttgttgttgttggatgAGATGTGCAGGatgtttattaatttatgaTTTATAATGGGTCATGCTCTGTATATCCCATTTATTTTGTAGGTGTGTGTAATTTCCAGATGACAGATTACAACACCCAGTCTCTTTTTAAACTTCAGACATCTCCTCTGTGAGACACTGCAGCTTAAAAATATGGTTTTCAGCACCGGTCTGcccacatttctttttcaattaCACTATTTGCGCTAATGTGTTCAGAAACATAAGCCACGTTCTTCCTGAATCTCTCAAGGTTAcaagttattattttttttgtaaccATTTGTAATTCAGTGCATAGAATCTCATGACCGCAGAAAATGGAGAGCAGTATATCATTAACTCTAAAGATTGGGGAAATAGTCCATGCAAGCAGAAATTCAGCTGCTGCGAAGTATGATGAGCCAAAAGCTTCGATGAGCAGGAATAATGGAATAATTATATTCTGGCTTCATGTGCAGGTCATTACTGTGGTGAAGCTGGAATGCTGGAAAGTAGAAAGGCTAAAAAATGGTGTTGAATGGACTTCAGGGACTCAGTGCATTTAAACTGATTTGTCAgtttagaacaaaaaaaagagttatgCTAGCAGAGAGAATAATTCAAAATGAATATGTGTTAATTTTGACCCTTGTCTAGAAATACTTGCAAAAGTATGTGGTTAAACTTGAGggaaagatttttttatttctgcccACTCggagtgaaaaataaatatctgcAGCATAGTTagtttaaaacagtttgtttttatacatgcatacatcTCACATGGATAAAAGACTGTGCAAAATACTCTTCCAGACAGGactgtgagtgtgcatgtgtgtgagtgtcctAGTCCTGTAATTGCTTTTGGTAATCTTCACAGAGTAATGTTATACAAGAAGAGGATTCACGTGACAGACAGGTTGGCTTCTAACATGGTGCTgcaactactgctgctgttactgccattcaaaccaaacaaaaatTATTTGTAATGATCCTGATGGAATGTGTTAAATGTGGCTTACTTACTAAAATTCTCCTGTTTGTAATCCAGTTTATTCATGTTTAGCAGGTTGCAGATTGTCCACAAGGGGGAGATGTTGACAGACCAGGTTTTGTACTAACCTGTGCTACCTTAAACGAAGTAGCAGCAAcagttgtgtaaatgtgttgatGTTGATATGTCTAGTTGCCACCTACTGTTAATAGCTGCTGCAGTTTTACTCTCGAGCCACCTGCAGGCCATGACTGTTTTTTTCCGCTAAGGGCCCCACAAAGACAGGCCAGCTGTGCTGTGTATTAAATTGACCCTCCTCAcctttacagtatgtgtttctATGCAGCACTCAAACATTTTGATTACTCATACTTACCAAAGTCACTGGCACAGTAATGCTCCATGATGTTGTCTGCTTTCAGCTCATTGTCACACGGAGGGCACACCTTCGACACTGAGGGGACAGAAGAGCAAATTGTCATCAACAATGACATGAAGTGGACAGAATTACACATATTTCGTTTGGTGCTATTAAGGCCAGATTAGCTAATATCTAACGGCTGAGTTGAGGTCATTGTTAGTCAAGTGCAGTCAGCAAAACCAAAGCCGTGTCAGTATGAAATCGTTAAGCCCTAAGCACTTTCGAGGCACTTACTTGGAGCCCCCTCCCCTTGTCAGAGGCTATTTGCTGTGGAGGGAATATACAGTCCAGCATGCTGACTGATGTTTGCCCTGCAATTACActggagaaaatgtttttattctggcCGTTGTTTGTTTTGGTGGTGCAGGCGTGGTCTTGGCCACGCAGAAAGGTAAACgctgcagcaggagcagctgaACATGGTGAAAAGTGATTCAGTACACAGACAGAGCCAGCACTTAGGCCACACAGCAACCGCACATTGTGAAACAGCAAGTGGAAACCAAAGCAACaagttcagtttatttttaactcaaaaTGTATGCCTGCGCCTCCTTTGCTCAAAAGCATGTTTAGCTTCACTAACTTTGATTTGGGACTGTGTGACTGTTGTTATTGTGCACCCATACAGGAGAGATGCAACATTAGCGAGACCAAGTACAATCTCAAACAGTAAGTTAagtcttttttatgtttcaaaTCTTGCTTCTTTCTACACTTATACAacataaaactgacaaaataagATTGGACGCATATTTAATATTGTGATGACATTTTGACCCTAATCAAAATCTCCTTTAGCAGTTTTATCACCTGTGTTAATTTCAAAACTCTttctcagacacacaaacacacacggacATGCTGCATACAGCCTTGCAATTTTCTCCACAGGCTCTTTAATATAAAACTTTATTATGACAATTACTACATAAACTCCATGTAATCCCAGAGGGGCTGGTTGTAGCTGTACACATCTGAGTCTACTCATCTCCCAAAAAAGCCTTTGGCTATTCCAGTGAACAAGGCATAGCATAAGAAGGGGCAGGGAGAGAAGGATGTGGTTGCAGCAGGTATAGAAACCTTCCTTACaccatatatatacacacacaggcagatatGATTTGAGAAATGTTGTCTGAagggaaaacaacacaaaccttCTGCTGAATAAGCAGCCTTTTTCAAGGCGACTTTTTGCAGGGTACCTAATTTTTTCTGTCGTTCACTCACCACAATATCccaaatattttcaaatgtctTCCCCTAGAAAGTttcctgttctctctcttttcctctgtgtcacacatagacacatacatgcaaacacacacaagactaTATAAGCACAGTCCAGCCCAGGCCCCTGGGTTAAAAGTCAGAGTTCAAAGGTTATCACCCCAGCCCAAACCTCAGCGTCTAGGCAGATAATGAGAGGGGTCAAAGTTTAGCATGCTTCGTTGCTCGGGTCGTGGGGAGGTGAACCCCCTAACCATCACTGAGTGTACGTATGTGTGGAGGGAGTTGAAccatgttcttgttcttgtttttatgcctgttttttctttcccatGCTTTCATGGGCAAGAGACCTGCGAAGCCTACAGGGTCAGTCCTTTAATTGTCTGGTGCTGACATGAAGACTGGGACaagagcgcacacacacacacacacacacacacacacacacacacacacacacacacacacacacacacacacacacacacacacacacacatacagatcaGGAGATGCCAAAACTCTTCtggatttgtgtgttttgaatgaTTCCCTTGAAGCTGTTAGTCTTATTCAGGCTCCACGGTAATTCATTCTGGTTTCACAGGGGTGGTATGTTGGCAGGAGGCCCAGTTGCTTCGATGCTAGAGCATGTGTCAGGAGAAAGCAGTCCCTCCATGAAAACTTAGTTGAGCTTGGACAGAAAACCATTTGGATGCTGCTGAGAAATCAATTAAGCGATGACTGCCCTCATCGTGGTCTGGTCTCTGTCAGGGGAATCACCGTCATGTTCTGATGGGAATCACTGCTGCATGGCtggacacatttttttcctgGACACATTTCTACTCagaaaatattttgacattaAGTCATTAATGTATGTTTGCCATCAACTTAAAGCAGTTTAGGAATTTCCACCATGCCATGCAATTATATTGTGAAACGTATGTTCTTGCTTTGATTGGCTTTGGACTTGAACACCTCTCGAATGTTTTCATTTGGCTTTTAGATAATGCACATACTTAAATGTTCCCAAACATAGTGACGAGCCTTATAATATTGTCTCTAAGAGCTGTTGTTGTAGCTTGTGAAAGACAGATGAGAAGATGGGAATATGAGGATGATGGGAGCAGCGAGCAGGGTGGTGGTCTGCTGGAAAGTGCTGTTGTTAATCTTCAAACAGCAAGCCAAAGTGGAAATGACGCACGGCAAAAGTCCAGTAGTTTAACTGCACAACTTCATTTAGTCATAGCCCTGAGGTTAATATCACTTTCTCCATTTCATTGTTTCTTGTACTTGATGTATATGCAGTCTCTTGACCCCCTCTCGCCATCATTACCTCACAAATCAGAGAGGTTGATTAAAAACAGCTACAAAATCTCTGCAGGATCATAAAAAA
This portion of the Scomber japonicus isolate fScoJap1 chromosome 14, fScoJap1.pri, whole genome shotgun sequence genome encodes:
- the sfrp5 gene encoding secreted frizzled-related protein 5 isoform X2; amino-acid sequence: MRLPNLLDHETMPEVKQQAGSWVPLLAKRCHADTQVFLCSLFAPVCLDRPIYPCRSLCEAVRDSCAPVMETYGFPWPEMLTCDKFPIDNDLCIPMQFTGNQATQPPGRTVCPPCDNELKADNIMEHYCASDFALKMKIKEVKKEKGDRKLIAAQKKKKVLKQGVLRKKDLKKLTLYIKNGANCPCSQLDSLGSNFLIMGRKVDQQLLLMSIHKWDKKSKELKFAIKYMKSHQCPTYHTVFQ